GGCGATACAGAAATCTTTGGGGCTGCATaccttcttgatgaggtCAGTAGCCTCAGGACTGACCCATGAAGGAATCGACATGTCAGCACGAGCAATCCTTCGTTGAGTCATCACTGGCGTATCCTCGAAGGGCGCTTCACCCACGAGGAACTCATACGTCAGGACGCCCAAACTCCACAGGTCAACCTTCTCGTTGTAAAAGTTGTCAGAGGTACCGGGCTTGATCATCTCAGGAGGGAGGTAGTCAAGAGTACCACACATGGTCTTCCTTCGATTGTTGGGAGCGTGCACACTCCATCCGAAATCCGAGATTTTGATCTCACCATGGATGCCAACCAAGatgttctcaggcttgatgtCCCGATGGATGACATGCTTTCGATGCAGGTATCGCAATGCCGATGCCATCTGGGCGATGTACTGGGCTGCCTTCCACTCGGGGAACCGGCTCTCTTTTCGGAGGTGTTTGTACAGTTCACCCTTGCCAGCGAATTCGAGAATCAAAAATACTCGCTTGCTATCGTGGAAGTGGCCGTAGAGTTGAAGAATGTTGGGGTGTCTCAGGTTGCTTTGAATCTCGATCTCTCGGCGAACCTGCTTCTCAACGCGACCTGCTTGCAATTCATTCTTGTGGAGGACCTTGAGGGCGCAGATGAAGCCAGTTGTTCTTTCTCGAGCAAGGTACACTCGTCCAAACTTGCCCTTGCCTAGAGGCCGACCAATCTCGAACATGCCGAGGTGGAACTGCTTAGGGACGCTGATTTGCTCTGGCAGTGTGACTGATTTTCGttcatcttgagcttcatccGACGTccttgaggaagatggaaGTGCTTTTCTTGTAGGAGATGGAGGCGCGTTGTTGACTTTTCGTTGAGCAGCCTGAGATGGCAGCATCACAGCGGCGTTGGTATTGCTGCTTTGCGACTGGAGGGCGACTTTGAAGAGGTTGGGTCGAGAGGCTCCATGTATACTTTGTGATGTGGTAGATGAGACCATAGTCTACCTATGTCAGTGATCAAACCATGATCGAGCGGTCAAAGCAAACACACCTTTGTCTTGCTGTAGAGCTTAGAGCCGTCGCCAAGGGGATCATTCTCATCGTTGACGGACATGCGCTCGAAGCGCGCCTCAATTGTACGGGTAGCCATTATTGAGAGCAAGGGCGGGATGGGCTGTTGATGTTAGTGAAAGACGAAcgaagagatgaagaaagacGATGGAGGTTTGCCTTTTTGAACGGTTCCGATGCGGTCAGTCAGGTCGTTGGCTGGGGTTAGAAACCGGCTAGTATAAACATCTGGTTGCCGAGCAACTGATGCCGGGGGCAGCTAGAAATCTGGGGCGAGCTTGAGATCGGACCACCACAGAAGCTGAAGGTTATTGCGCAATTGCCTTTTTTATGAAATATTCAGATCATGCAGTTACTGAGCTGTATCGAGGCAAGACGTTTGCCAGGCTGGTGATTGCTGGTCATTGGTTTTAAGGACCGACTTCAACACCCCGACAGTGAGATCTCTCTTGCACCCTCACTCAAAATTAATTCCAGGCCGATCATTGCCATTTCGATCATTTGTTCGTTCTTGCATACGTGCAAGAAGTGCCCTACGTGAGGTAGGTAGTCAAGGTTTCTTCAGTCATTGTCTCGCCGGTCATTAATGCAACGACTGAGCTCACGAGTCTGAGGTGTCGATGTATCTATCGACAGATAGAGTCAGTGCTATCTTCGCCTTCCATTCACGCAACATTGAACGAAAATTTAGTTAGACACTCACTTTTTGAGAGATGATAAACGTGAAAAAATCGACCTGTAAGGAGACATCTATGAGTTTCGTCTTGGGGGAATGAGACGACTTATACGGGGTATATCACCAGATACTCAACAAGCAACACAACTTGTTAGCATAATTGGTATCCATTATCAAAGCCACTCGCTTCATCCAGTACCAAGGTGATCGATCATATTAATTGATTtcattaaaaaaaaaaaacttcAATGCAAAATTCATTCAACGCCATGATTATCATGATCAAGCCATGTCCCGGCACGTGCTGCGCATTGGGACAAATAGTACCTTACAGAAGGTATTTACTCCGTGAATAGAAATGGTATGTGGACGTGGTGGGGTCAAAGAATTGGATGTCAGTCAAACTTATCCTCCCAAAACTGCTGCATGTTATACACCCACGATAGCAAAACTCCCTCTTTAGGGTCTCTAACCACCAAATTGTCGAATCAGCGCCCAGCAGATGCCAAAGAAACTCACAAAATTCCCCCACCACCCACAGCTATCCATAGGTACCAAACAGAGAGACCCAGTTCGACGTCTCGAGTCTCTGGTCTGACCTAATAGCAGCCATTTTAGGCCACCTACGCTCCATACCTGACGGAATTGACTTTTGTGACTCACGCCCTCCTCTGTCTCTTTAACCTGACGACTTTTACAATCAGGGTGGATGAAGCCAATTCGTCCCGTATCACTATCTCCAGCCTCACTGCCAACAACAGTAAAGAAAAGCTTTTCAACAGCTTCCCCTTTATCAAGGCAACTTTGTCTGTCACGTTCTGGTCCCAGGTTCCGGTTTGCGGCCTGTGCAAAACCACCCCGCACTGTCGTAGACTCCCGCACTTTTGCGACCTCACGACCCCTCAACGCTTTTCAACTGCAAACGTCGCAAAAGCGCAAAAAGGACAAGATGACTTCCGCCGCGACGACTCTTAAGGGCCAGCCCCTCGACAAGGCTGTCCTCGAATCTATCCTCCGACGTCGCATGTTTTACACCCCCTCCTTCGAAATCTACGGCGGTGTTGGTGGTTTGTTCGACTATGGCCCTCCTGGCTGCGCACTGCAGGCCGGTGTCATTGACATCTGGCGCAAGCATTTCATCCTTGAGGAGGATATGCTTGAGGTTGACTGCACTGTTTTGACCCCTCACGAGGTTCTCAAGACCAGTGGCCATGTCGATAAGTTCGCCGACTGGATGTGCAAGGACCCCAAGAACGGCGAGATTCTTCGAGCCGACCACTTTGTCGAGGCCATCCTTGAGGCCCGACTAAACGGTGACAAGGAGGCCCGTGGCCAGAAGGTGGAGGACAAGGAGGAggaccccaagaagaagaagaaaaagacaaagactgAAGCCGTGAAACTCGATGACGCCGTCGTCAAGGAGTATGAGGAGGTTCTCGCCAGAATCGACAACTATGGTGGCCCagagcttggcgagctcatcaagaagtACGACCTCAGAAACCCTGCCACTGGTGTCCAGCCCGCGGAGCCTGTCTCCTTCAACCTCATGTTCCAGACCTCCATTGGTCCCAGCAGCAACTACCCTGGCTACCTCCGCCCCGAGACTGCCCAGGGCCAGTTCCTGAACTTTGCCAAGCTCCTCGAGTTCAACCAATCTCAGATGCCTTTCGCTTCTGCCTCTATTGGCAAGTCATACCGTAATGAGATCTCCCCTCGTGCCGGCCTTCTACGAGTGCGTGAGTTCCTTATGGCTGAGATTGAGCATTTCGTCGATCCTGAGGGTGGAAAGAAGCACCACCGATTccatgaggttgaagatgtcgagcttgttctccttgaccGTGATACACAGCTGAGTGGCAAGACTACGACCAGAACTCTCAAGATCGGTCAGGCTGTCAAGGATGGCCTTGTTGACAACGAGACTCTGGGCTACTTCCTTGCCCGAATCCACTTGTTTTTGGAAAAGATTGGCGTAGATCTGACCAAGCTGCGATTCCGCCAGCACATGGCCAACGAGATGGCTCATTATGCCACCGACTGCTGGGATGCTGAACTCTTCACCAGCTCTGGTTGGATCGAGTGTGTCGGCTGTGCTGACCGAAGTGCCTACGATTTGAGTGTCCACGCCAAAAAGACTGGCGCCCCTCTGGTTGTCCGCGAGCAGCGCGAGACTCCTCTTGTCATTGAGGAGTGGCAAATCGATAtcgagaggaagaagtttgGTCCccagttcaagaaggatgcCAAGACTGTCGAAACTGCTCTCTTGGCTACATCGCAAGAACAGCGAGAAAAGCTGGCCAAGGAGTTGAGCGACAACGGCAGCATCACTCTCGAAgtcgctggtgttggtgacGGTAAGGTCCAGGTTAACAAGGACTCCATTGCCATCGAGTTCCGCAAGAGGGTTGAGAACACTCGCGAGTTTGTGCCCAATGTTATCGAGCCCTCGTTCGGTATTGGCCGTATTCTCTACTCCTTGATGGAGCACAGCTTCTGGACTCGTGGCACCGAGGGTGGCGACGAAGCCCGTGGTGTAAGAACAAACCCCCCTGAATATGCATGATGAATTGCTAATACTTAAAAGGTTCTATCTTTCCCTCCCACTGTGGCCCCTACCAAGGTTTTGCTTGTTCCCCTCTCCTCCAACGCCCAGTTCAAGCCTCTCCTTAAGCAGCTGTCCCAACGTCTCCGCAGTGCCGGTATCTCCAGCCGTGTGGACGACTCTTCTGCCAGCATTGGTAAGCGATACAGCCGAAACGATGAACTCGGTACTCCTCTCGGCATCACCATCGATTTCCAGACAGTTCAAGACGGTACTGTTACCTTGCGAGATCGTGACAGCACCAACCAAGTCCGAGcggagcaggagaagatcatcgaTGCTATCAAGTCGCTTGTGAATGGCAGTAAGACTTGGTCTCAGATTGAGAATGAGCTCCCCAAGTTTGAGGGCcaggaggttgaggttgctCAACGATAGAATAGAAAAGTTTAGAAGAAATGTAATATAGATGCCGTAGTGGCTGAGCATTTATCAAAACGGTGAATGTCAAGGCAGGAGATGGAATCTGTCAAGTTGAGTCTACGAATCACAAGACAAGACACTGAAATTGGGTTTCAAGAGGAAAAGgaaagttatattatatcaGCTTCCAAAATTTCAGCTGATTTATGAACCATGCCTTCACCAATAGTTTTGTGGGCAATAAAGCTTAGGATATCGACCCTAAATGATGAAAATACTTAGGTAAATTGCCATAATTTTAGGGGactctttgatgagtttattttggcatccaTTGTCAAGCCCTTGTTGGTCAACAGCGGGCCAAAAGACAGTTCGAGGTCTCCTGGATGCACATCATGCCAGTTATCCAGGGTTCAGGTGGAAAGTCAGGCTCCCAGTGATCAGTAAGCGACGTACAATGGCGGGAAGTTCTTGCCCATCTACTTGGGTTCAGTAATTTTACTTCGCACTAAGTCGAAGGGCTCATAATGAGTGTCTTGAGGTAGTGAAACGACTGGTATTTGACAAGGCCGCTGTTGGCTGAGTATTCGAATTCTCCCTTGACTAATTGGAAAGAAGGgaaagttaatataaaaaaaaaaaaaaaaaaaaaaaaaaaaaaatactaCAGCATCCGATCCTGAATTCAAAAATTGGAGAGGCTGAGATTGGGTTGCAATGGCGGACTTTGGttgctgaggagaaggatgataATCTCCAATTTAACTGTGAAGTTGGACAGGGTTCAATAATCAGAAGGGGTTCTACTGGAGCCATGACATGATGTCAATATCGTAATCAAGTTAAGCACCGCAGCCATTGCGACTTGATAACCGACAGTGTTTACTGGGTAGCAAAGACCCGAACAGTCAGATGAGGTTGTTTCATGAGGAGTGTCATTTGGTATGGGCCTGGGCTCTGAGCATCGGCGGCTATTTTGCGCCACGGATAGCGGAAACTTTGTATCGATAGTCTGAAGACATGGTCTTGGCATCCAtgaccatcatcatcatacaGTAAGCTTGTGCGACGGGGAGCTTCGGAGATTGGTATATGACACATGATATAGGCCGAGCAGACGGAGTGTTTCGGTCTCATCTTCTAGGTACTATCTAGGAAAGCCACAACTGATTAAAACGTTCCTTCTGCATTTCCTAGACAGGACCATTTTGTGGGATTTTCAGAGTTTCTCAAGGGATCTGACAACATCAGAGATCCAGACGCCAATGGCCACTAGATGAGGAATGGTGGTGCGTGGCAAATGGGCGTTTGAAACGCAACAGGCGACCTTGGCACCAATAACCATGAGACAAGCAAGCCAACAGTATTCAGAACGCTAATAAAGCTTGATAAAGACTGAGATGAGGGGCAATCGTTATGTATCATGAGTTGACCAGGAGTTTTGGTTTTATCAACAATGTGATAAATCTTCCAAGCTGATATCTAGTTGCCGAGATCATTACCTACAGTACTAGATGAGGCAGCTGGAGACTTCACTTTGGCCAACAGCGGCCCGTGCCATGACCGCTGGTACTTGTATTGACTCAGGATTGGGTTGGACTTATGATCAGCACAAAGAAAGGTGGGGCATTATGGGATCTTTTTCAATCCCTTAAGTTTAGGTACGGAGTAGCTCTCAGGAAACTGCAACTGAAGCTAATGTGAGCTGAACTCCTCTGCTTGTGCGCTCGTGTCGCTGTCTTGTAGTCTACCTTAGTTGCTAAGGTAGTTGTCTACCGTAGGCGTCAGTAGAGAAGGCACATGTAGCAGAGATTACATCCAACCCATGAGACTCTCGATCAGAACCTCACCTCATGCACGTTAAAAAGTCCCCCAGGTTCACCATCTTATCCAATGCAAGTAATTGGACCCCATCACCTTCAAGAAGCAACGGGCATGCATTGGCAATCCGGTATCCAGGGGTCAGGTTCCACTAGACGGAAGTCTTAGGTGCCTTACCTGNNNNNNNNNNNNNNNNNNNNNNNNNNNNNNNNNNNNNNNNNNNNNNNNNNNNNNNNNNNNNNNNNNNNNNNNNNNNNNNNNNNNNNNNNNNNNNNNNNNNNNNNNNNNNNNNNNNNNNNNNNNNNNNNNNNNNNNNNNNNNNNNNNNNNNNNNNNNNNNNNNNNNNNNNNNNNNNNNNNNNNNNNNNNNNNNNNNNNNNNNNNNNNNNNNNNNNNNNNNNNNNNNNNNNNNNNNNNNNNNNNNNNNNNNNNNNNNNNNNNNNNNNNNNNNNNNNNNNNNNNNNNNNNNNNNNNNNNNNNNNNNNNNNNNNNNNNNNNNNNNNNNNNNNNNNNNNNNNNNNNNNNNNNNNNNNNNNNNNNNNNNNNNNNNNNNNNNNNNNNNNNNNNNNNNNNNNNNNNNNNNNNNNNNNNNNNNNNNNNNNNNNNNNNNNNNNNNNNNNNNNNNNNNNNNNNNNNNNNNNNNNNNNNNNNNNNNNNNNNNNNNNNNNNNNNNNNNNNNNNNNNNNNNNNNNNNNNNNNNNNNNNNNNNNNNNNNNNNNNNNNNNNNNNNNNNNNNNNNNNNNNNNNNNNNNNNNNNNNNNNNNNNNNNNNNNNNNNNNNNNNNNNNNNNNNNNNNNNNNNNNNNNNNNNNNNNNNNNNNNNNNNNNNNNNNNNNNNNNNNNNNNNNNNNNNNNNNNNNNNNNNNNNNNNNNNNNNNNNNNNNNNNNNNNNNNNNNNNNNNNNNNNNNNNNNNNNNNNNNNNNNNNNNNNNNNNNNNNNNNNNNNNNNNNNNNNNNNNNNNNNNNNNNNNNNNNNNNNNNNNNNNNNNNNNNNNNNNNNNNNNNNNNNNNNNNNNNNNNNNNNNNNNNNNNNNNNNNNNNNNNNNNNNNNNNNNNNNNNNNNNNNNNNNNNNNNNNNNNNNNNNNNNNNNNNNNNNNNNNNNNNNNNNNNNNNNNNNNNNNNNNNNNNNNNNNNNNNNNNNNNNNNNNNNNNNNNNNNNNNNNNNNNNNNNNNNNNNNNNNNNNNNNNNNNNNNNNNNNNNNNNNNNNNNNNNNNNNNNNNNNNNNNNNNNNNNNNNNNNNNNNNNNNNNNNNNNNNNNNNNNNNNNNNNNNNNNNNNNNNNNNNNNNNNNNNNNNNNNNNNNNNNNNNNNNNNNNNNNNNNNNNNNNNNNNNNNNNNNNNNNNNNNNNNNNNNNNNNNNNNNNNNNNNNNNNNNNNNNNNNNNNNNNNNNNNNNNNNNNNNNNNNNNNNNNNNNNNNNNNNNNNNNNNNNNNNNNNNNNNNNNNNNNNNNNNNNNNNNNNNNNNNNNNNNNNNNNNNNNNNNNNNNNNNNNNNNNNNNNNNNNNNNNNNNNNNNNNNNNNNNNNNNNNNNNNNNNNNNNNNNNNNNNNNNNNNNNNNNNNNNNNNNNNNNNNNNNNNNNNNNNNNNNNNNNNNNNNNNNNNNNNNNNNNNNNNNNNNNNNNNNNNNNNNNNNNNNNNNNNNNNNNNNNNNNNNNNNNNNNNNNNNNNNNNNNNNNNNNNNNNNNNNNNNNNNNNNNNNNNNNNNNNNNNNNNNNNNNNNNNNNNNNNNNNNNNNNNNNNNNNNNNNNNNNNNNNNNNNNNNNNNNNNNNNNNNNNNNNNNNNNNNNNNNNNNNNNNNNNNNNNNNNNNNNNNNNNNNNNNNNNNNNNNNNNNNNNNNNNNNNNNNNNNNNNNNNNNNNNNNNNNNNNNNNNNNNNNNNNNNNNNNNNNNACCGATCGACCGCGTTTGAACCTAACGCCCAATGCCAACCTTCCAGGAAGCATGGCCAACATGGCTATTTCCCCCATCCGAAGTACTGCAACCTCGACGTACACCGGCTCAACCATCTCGCTTCCGATCGCCCGCCAACAGTCCAACAATACCGATGGTCTGGGTGGAGTCgctgtcaagaaggagggtTGGGCGTCGGTCAAGGAGAGCAAGAATTTTATTCAACCCTGGAAGCAGAAGTACCTAATTCTCCGCAAAGAGTCGCTCGATTTTCACAAGACCGAGGGTGGTAAGGTTTCGTACACACTTTACCTGAGGGATGTAGTCAACGTCGGACGAGTCGAAGCCGCCGGTACCATCTTCGAGATCAAGCGCAAACCAGATGGTTCGTCTAACAGCCCCGGCGACGACGACGGTCAAACCAAAACCCTACAAATCAAGGTAAAGAGTGACGATGACTTATATGAGTGGATCGACTTTATCTACGGCGCTTGCCCAGGCATGGGCGGAGTCAGCAACCCTACTAACTTTTCTCACGCCGTGCATGTTGGTTTTGATCCAAAGACTGGTGAATTCGTCGGTTTGCCACCAGAGTGGTCGAAGCTCCTTAACTCATCAGCCATCACTAAAGAAGATTATGAGCGCAACCCTCAAGCAGTCTTTGAGGTTTTGGACTTTTACACCGATTTAGCCAAAAGGGCTGAGAATCCCAATCAATATCCCAGCTTGACGCCAACTCCTCCTGCCCAGAGCCAGGCCAACAAACAGCTGGGATATGGCAGTGGTGCTTCTGTGGCACCTCCTCGACCTGCGCCGCCAGCCGCTTCTCAGCGCCCAGGTTACAACCCTTCTCCTGTCCAACCCAATCCCAATGCTCCCCGTCGCCCTGCCCGCCCTGATGAGCGCCCTGCTCAGCAGgatcagcagcaacagtACCAGCAGCGCCAGCAGATGCAACAGATGTCCCCTAATTACGTCTCTCAGGATGCCCTGAGAGAGGAGCAGCGTAAGAAGCAGCTGGAGGCTCAGAGACAGCGGGAGCGCGAAATTGAGGAGCAGAACAGACGCGACCTTGAAGCCTACAACGCTTCTCTTCCCAAAACCAAGGTTCCGCTTGCCCAGCAGGAAATTGGTGGTGGTTATAGCTCATCACCTTCTCCCCAGCCCAACCGCTACAATCCAACCCGAGCAGCCCCACCTGCGCCAAAGGCTTCGCAACAGCAGAGCAACCTCCAGGCGCAGCGGCCTGCTCCTTCACCTCCTACCACTTCTCAGCGACCGCCTCTAGCCTCTCAGCCTAGCTCCAGTACTCTAAGGGATCCTACTCAGGCGCAGCGAACTCCTCGCGCCGACAACGCCGCACCTCGTTATGCCAATGGAAATCAGGCTTCGCAGCCTCGACAGCCGCAGCAACAGACTCAAGCATCGCGCTTACCAGCTCCCGTCAAGCCTCTGAATGTTGCACCCAAGCCCAGTCAATCCCAGCAGCAGGCTGATGGCGTTAAGGCCGCCGAAGCTGCTCTAACTGCCAAGCCATCGCCTTCGGAGCGTAAACAGGATGTCAGAATGTCTACTATGTCCGAGAATGAGGTTATGGCCAAGCTTAAGGAAGCCGTTTCGAAGGACGACCCGAACATCTCCTATtccaagcagaagaagatcggACAGGGTGCATCAGGGTCTGTCTACGTTGCTAAGATTAAGGAGACAGCTGTGGGCATTGCCCGCGATATTCTGCGTGCCCAGGGCCCTCGGGCCCAGGTTGCCATCAAACAAATGGATCTCGCTCACCAACCTAGGAAGGAGCTCATCGTGAACGAAATCATGGTTATGAAAGACAGCCGGCACCGCAACATTGTTAACTTCTTGGATGCTTTCCTGCGCAATAACAACGCAGAGCTCTGGGTTGTTATGGAATTCATGGAGGGAGGTGCTCTCACTGACGTGATTGACAAcaatccatccatctccGAGGAGCAAATCTCGACTATTTGCCACGAGGTATGTCCATTGGCTCTTCCACACTGTAATTGCTGACACCCATAGACTTGCCGCGGATTGCAGCACTTGCATTCGCAGAATATTATTCACCGTGATATCAAGAGTGACAATGTTCTACTCGACGCTCGTGGAAACGTGAAAATCAGTAAGCCGATCACCAGTCACATGAACAAGTCCATGATGCTGACATGTCTGCAGCCGATTTTGGTTTCTGCGCCAAGCTTACGGAGACAAAGTCAAAGCGAGCCACCATGGTGGGAACCCCCTATTGGATGGCCCCCGAGGTTGTCAAGCAGAAGGAATACGGTCCCAAGGTCGATATCTGGTCTTTGGGTATTATGGCGATTGAGATGATAGAGTCCGAGCCGCCATATCTTAACGAGGAACCTCTCAAGGCTCTCTACCTAATCGCAACAAATGGAACTCCTCGGCTCAAGAAGCCTGAGAAACTGAGCAAAGAACTGAAGGCATTCTTGTCTGTCTGCCTGTGCGTGGACGTTAAGAGCCGTGCCTCTGCTGATGAGCTCCTGGCTCATGACTTTTTGCGTCACGGTTGCCCATTGGCTAGCTTGGCAGATCTTCTTGCTTTCAAGAAGCACGCCAAATAAGAGGGCGCACACGAGAGATATGTGTGGAGTGGGCGCTCATGTTGCAGCCCGACATTTTGAATGAGGTACAGAAGCAAGGCGATGCATATATTCCCCCACAGATGGTGTTTTTCTCTCTTGGCGTTTACGGGCGAAAGTTCTTTGGCACCTCGCACTTGGCAAAGACGTTGCCTATGTGCGGATGTCTCTACACCTACTTGGCGGCATTTAGCCACATTGTCCAAGAAGTCTCCCTACGCGgtatcgatgatgatgacatgCGATGAAAGCTCGGACAAATACCCAATGTACTAGGAGTCGGGTGACATGAGGGACTGGATGAAACCTTTTTAAAGAAAAGACTGAACATGGGAAGACTATCTGCCCTGGCCATGACACAACAGTGACATTTTGAGCGCAATTGGGAACTATCAGGCGCAGAAGAGTCACTTTGAAAGAGCATAATCAAAGGGCAACGTATATAGAGAAAATATGAAATCGGGTGACAGCAATACATATCCTGGATGTCTGTGAACGAGTTTTCATCTGTTGTAGTTGTTGAATCTGTTCTGTGTACAGAAATCTGAATCTTTCCCGGGAGTGGATGATCTTTACAACATATGGATGGTTATAAACACATCCAGGCCAACTGCTCCCCTTTCGTTTAACATTGTGACTCCCTGACGGTGCCGTGTAATCTTGACTCGAAGAAGATAGTCAACGACTATACCGAGGTTGGACAATTTCTCAAATAGTGCCCGGGGGATTNNNNNNNNNNNNNNNNNNNNNNNNNNNNNNNNNNNNNNNNNNNNNNNNNNNNNNNNNNNNNNNNNNNNNNNNNNNNNNNNNNNNNNNNNNNNNNNNNNNNTTCCCTGAGCTGCCACTTTGCGGGTGTTGTATGTACGGGTAAGTGAGTCGAAAGACAGGGGGTTACAGTAAGGCTTGTTTCATCAAGAGGCTAATAGATCCTCTGACAACAAGGTGCAGAGTCACGATTGGCTCTGCTGTTAACAGGGGGCTGAAAGGGAGATGGAGAGGTGTCATCAGTGCAGCCAATCGGAGTG
This genomic stretch from Fusarium oxysporum f. sp. lycopersici 4287 chromosome 5, whole genome shotgun sequence harbors:
- a CDS encoding AUR protein kinase; protein product: MATRTIEARFERMSVNDENDPLGDGSKLYSKTKTMVSSTTSQSIHGASRPNLFKVALQSQSSNTNAAVMLPSQAAQRKVNNAPPSPTRKALPSSSRTSDEAQDERKSVTLPEQISVPKQFHLGMFEIGRPLGKGKFGRVYLARERTTGFICALKVLHKNELQAGRVEKQVRREIEIQSNLRHPNILQLYGHFHDSKRVFLILEFAGKGELYKHLRKESRFPEWKAAQYIAQMASALRYLHRKHVIHRDIKPENILVGIHGEIKISDFGWSVHAPNNRRKTMCGTLDYLPPEMIKPGTSDNFYNEKVDLWSLGVLTYEFLVGEAPFEDTPVMTQRRIARADMSIPSWVSPEATDLIKKLLVLDPEKRIPLEQIQQHPWIIKHCVKGERASNREKGQ
- a CDS encoding glycyl-tRNA synthetase; this encodes MKPIRPVSLSPASLPTTVKKSFSTASPLSRQLCLSRSGPRFRFAACAKPPRTVVDSRTFATSRPLNAFQLQTSQKRKKDKMTSAATTLKGQPLDKAVLESILRRRMFYTPSFEIYGGVGGLFDYGPPGCALQAGVIDIWRKHFILEEDMLEVDCTVLTPHEVLKTSGHVDKFADWMCKDPKNGEILRADHFVEAILEARLNGDKEARGQKVEDKEEDPKKKKKKTKTEAVKLDDAVVKEYEEVLARIDNYGGPELGELIKKYDLRNPATGVQPAEPVSFNLMFQTSIGPSSNYPGYLRPETAQGQFLNFAKLLEFNQSQMPFASASIGKSYRNEISPRAGLLRVREFLMAEIEHFVDPEGGKKHHRFHEVEDVELVLLDRDTQLSGKTTTRTLKIGQAVKDGLVDNETLGYFLARIHLFLEKIGVDLTKLRFRQHMANEMAHYATDCWDAELFTSSGWIECVGCADRSAYDLSVHAKKTGAPLVVREQRETPLVIEEWQIDIERKKFGPQFKKDAKTVETALLATSQEQREKLAKELSDNGSITLEVAGVGDGKVQVNKDSIAIEFRKRVENTREFVPNVIEPSFGIGRILYSLMEHSFWTRGTEGGDEARGVLSFPPTVAPTKVLLVPLSSNAQFKPLLKQLSQRLRSAGISSRVDDSSASIGKRYSRNDELGTPLGITIDFQTVQDGTVTLRDRDSTNQVRAEQEKIIDAIKSLVNGSKTWSQIENELPKFEGQEVEVAQR
- a CDS encoding STE/STE20/PAKA protein kinase (At least one base has a quality score < 10), whose translation is MANMAISPIRSTATSTYTGSTISLPIARQQSNNTDGLGGVAVKKEGWASVKESKNFIQPWKQKYLILRKESLDFHKTEGGKVSYTLYLRDVVNVGRVEAAGTIFEIKRKPDGSSNSPGDDDGQTKTLQIKVKSDDDLYEWIDFIYGACPGMGGVSNPTNFSHAVHVGFDPKTGEFVGLPPEWSKLLNSSAITKEDYERNPQAVFEVLDFYTDLAKRAENPNQYPSLTPTPPAQSQANKQLGYGSGASVAPPRPAPPAASQRPGYNPSPVQPNPNAPRRPARPDERPAQQDQQQQYQQRQQMQQMSPNYVSQDALREEQRKKQLEAQRQREREIEEQNRRDLEAYNASLPKTKVPLAQQEIGGGYSSSPSPQPNRYNPTRAAPPAPKASQQQSNLQAQRPAPSPPTTSQRPPLASQPSSSTLRDPTQAQRTPRADNAAPRYANGNQASQPRQPQQQTQASRLPAPVKPLNVAPKPSQSQQQADGVKAAEAALTAKPSPSERKQDVRMSTMSENEVMAKLKEAVSKDDPNISYSKQKKIGQGASGSVYVAKIKETAVGIARDILRAQGPRAQVAIKQMDLAHQPRKELIVNEIMVMKDSRHRNIVNFLDAFLRNNNAELWVVMEFMEGGALTDVIDNNPSISEEQISTICHETCRGLQHLHSQNIIHRDIKSDNVLLDARGNVKITDFGFCAKLTETKSKRATMVGTPYWMAPEVVKQKEYGPKVDIWSLGIMAIEMIESEPPYLNEEPLKALYLIATNGTPRLKKPEKLSKELKAFLSVCLCVDVKSRASADELLAHDFLRHGCPLASLADLLAFKKHAK